A stretch of Chitinophaga caeni DNA encodes these proteins:
- a CDS encoding ComEA family DNA-binding protein: MRVQKAMLELQQVNNVAEEKRSSFEKRYNKLRLKPFNPNTISFEQLSAFGLPTKLAQRITNYTGKGGHFYKKEDLRKIYGMPVSLYRELLPYLQIEVVTKARESRWQSEKKSRIKTIDPVDINRSDSLDWLQLPGIGPGYTRRILHFRERLGGFYKVSQVAETYGLPDSVFNKIQPYLLLGEVSLRKIDLNQTDEKSLANHPYINTKLAGVIIRYRSIHGRFKSKEALKEVALVDDSIYRKIEYYIDITKN; encoded by the coding sequence ATGCGCGTGCAAAAAGCGATGCTTGAGTTACAGCAGGTGAATAACGTAGCCGAAGAAAAACGCAGCAGTTTTGAAAAGAGATATAATAAGTTAAGATTAAAGCCATTTAATCCCAATACCATTAGCTTTGAACAACTATCTGCGTTCGGACTCCCAACTAAGTTGGCTCAGCGGATCACGAATTATACCGGAAAAGGCGGGCATTTTTACAAGAAAGAAGACTTACGCAAGATATACGGGATGCCCGTTAGTTTATACCGGGAGCTATTACCTTATTTGCAGATTGAAGTAGTAACAAAGGCAAGAGAAAGCCGGTGGCAATCCGAAAAAAAATCTCGTATCAAAACAATCGATCCGGTTGATATTAACCGCTCAGATAGTTTGGATTGGCTGCAATTACCCGGCATTGGACCGGGATATACAAGACGTATTTTACACTTCCGTGAGCGGCTCGGTGGCTTTTATAAAGTGTCGCAAGTGGCAGAAACATATGGTTTGCCGGACAGTGTTTTTAATAAAATTCAACCATACTTGTTGCTGGGTGAAGTTTCACTAAGAAAAATAGACCTCAATCAGACAGATGAAAAATCTTTGGCGAATCATCCATATATAAACACGAAATTGGCCGGGGTAATTATACGGTACCGTAGTATTCATGGGCGTTTCAAGAGCAAAGAAGCGTTAAAAGAGGTGGCATTGGTAGATGATAGTATTTATCGTAAAATTGAATATTACATAGACATCACCAAAAATTAG